The Coraliomargarita sinensis genome has a segment encoding these proteins:
- a CDS encoding type I phosphomannose isomerase catalytic subunit yields MKIVVFKPIYQERVWGGRNLEHKLGRELPDDKVVGESWEIVDRPEAQSTTGEGQTLRNLIENNPESIMGKGWSPDRPFPILVKWLDCQEKLSLQVHPPKAIAADLGGEPKTENWYIADAEPRATLMAGLKRGVTKAAFEQALKKNALEPLLHSISVTTGESIFIPSGRLHAIGGGNLILEIQQNSDTTYRVYDWGRVGLDGKPRQLHVEESLQSTDFEDFEPETLKPTGQSQVLAECDVFKLRKEVLTTGETLSFPGVSPTILSILGGSLTGSDGSILQRGDNALLPAAGNFTFNAAGETELLVTSDFSS; encoded by the coding sequence ATGAAAATAGTCGTATTTAAGCCGATCTACCAGGAGCGTGTCTGGGGCGGACGTAATTTGGAACATAAATTAGGCCGTGAGCTCCCCGATGATAAAGTTGTCGGGGAGAGTTGGGAGATCGTGGATCGACCGGAAGCACAATCGACCACCGGAGAAGGGCAAACGCTTCGCAATCTGATTGAGAACAACCCCGAGAGCATCATGGGCAAAGGCTGGTCCCCGGATCGCCCCTTCCCTATCCTCGTAAAATGGCTGGATTGTCAGGAAAAACTCAGTCTTCAAGTGCATCCCCCAAAGGCGATCGCAGCCGACTTGGGAGGTGAACCGAAAACAGAAAATTGGTATATCGCCGATGCCGAGCCACGGGCCACGTTGATGGCGGGACTGAAAAGGGGGGTCACCAAAGCGGCATTTGAACAGGCACTAAAAAAGAATGCTCTGGAACCACTGCTGCACAGCATCTCGGTAACAACTGGCGAATCCATCTTTATCCCCAGCGGTCGCCTCCATGCCATTGGCGGCGGCAACCTGATTCTGGAGATTCAACAAAACTCGGATACCACCTACAGGGTTTACGACTGGGGCCGTGTCGGGCTCGACGGTAAACCACGCCAGCTTCATGTTGAAGAGTCGCTGCAAAGTACTGACTTTGAGGATTTTGAACCGGAGACCCTCAAGCCTACCGGACAGTCCCAGGTGCTGGCAGAATGCGATGTTTTCAAGCTACGCAAGGAAGTCCTCACCACGGGTGAAACCCTCTCTTTCCCCGGGGTTTCGCCGACAATTCTTAGTATACTTGGTGGAAGCCTGACGGGTAGTGACGGATCGATCCTTCAGCGCGGGGACAATGCCCTGCTTCCCGCTGCCGGAAACTTCACGTTCAACGCGGCCGGGGAAACCGAACTCCTCGTGACTTCTGATTTCAGCTCATAA
- a CDS encoding PhoH family protein: protein MPQETLQFANARQLSQLYNNDPRNLEEVERVLHVNLASREDWVEIEGEPEAVGQTKALFELLEGARKQGIRIRNSDFHFTLRSVVENRSDELRNIYADPFVIRLKRQSVVPKTLNQKRYLQAIAKYPVVFGIGPAGTGKTYLAMAMALHELLNGAVEKIILTRPAVEAGEALGFLPGELQEKILPYLTPLYDAMHDMVGKEQTAQLLERGVVEIAPLAYMRGRTLSNAFVVLDEAQNTTHEQMMMFLTRLGDGSRMVVTGDITQIDLPRSKQSGLREATRVLNKVPQIQLFHFEGQDVVRHPLVQEIINAYAQHTPE, encoded by the coding sequence ATGCCGCAAGAGACTCTTCAATTTGCCAACGCACGCCAGCTGAGCCAGCTCTACAACAACGACCCGAGAAACCTCGAAGAAGTGGAGCGCGTGCTCCATGTGAACCTGGCCAGCCGCGAGGACTGGGTCGAGATCGAGGGCGAGCCCGAAGCAGTCGGGCAAACGAAGGCGCTCTTCGAACTGCTCGAGGGTGCGCGTAAGCAAGGTATCCGCATTCGCAACTCCGATTTTCACTTCACCCTGCGCAGCGTGGTTGAGAATCGCAGCGACGAACTGCGTAACATTTACGCGGATCCTTTCGTCATCCGTCTCAAGCGACAAAGTGTGGTCCCGAAAACCCTCAACCAGAAGCGCTATCTCCAGGCGATCGCCAAATACCCGGTCGTATTCGGCATCGGCCCGGCCGGCACAGGTAAAACCTACCTCGCCATGGCCATGGCGCTACATGAACTTCTGAACGGGGCCGTGGAAAAAATCATCTTAACCAGGCCGGCGGTTGAAGCGGGTGAGGCTCTCGGATTTCTGCCCGGTGAACTACAGGAAAAGATCCTGCCCTACCTGACGCCACTCTACGACGCCATGCACGACATGGTCGGCAAGGAACAAACCGCCCAACTACTGGAACGCGGCGTCGTCGAGATCGCACCACTGGCCTATATGCGGGGGCGCACCCTATCCAATGCTTTCGTCGTCCTCGATGAGGCACAGAATACGACACATGAGCAGATGATGATGTTTCTCACTCGTCTGGGGGACGGAAGTCGTATGGTAGTGACCGGGGACATCACCCAAATCGACTTGCCGCGCTCGAAGCAATCCGGGCTCCGCGAGGCGACCCGCGTGCTCAACAAGGTGCCGCAAATTCAACTTTTCCACTTTGAAGGCCAAGACGTCGTCCGGCACCCGCTGGTGCAGGAGATTATTAACGCGTACGCCCAACACACTCCTGAATAA
- a CDS encoding HD family phosphohydrolase yields the protein MAAHFKNLRLRKRKDSGNAGRKDKSRDTDTSAASHFFETSSWIESGLFILFSLLVVIIAFLGEEPKGPRIILNQAAPSRIVAEFPFSYESKVEAEAKAASIRAQVPPVFQRSFEPYDKFRNFIGDLNSSIARTQINFESKGEEVFSEELGKTAAEVIERSKLDIEAETITRLTAKTRPKERSALMNDALSVLKSIYEDGIYSAARAEASKPQVTVIQLVDEAGRANLPNARSIDEARISLRVRLNALSGDSETARLLFEIFSAGLQPNLFYSESGTQRAIDRAIAELKPQTISFSEGDTLVEPGKPVTDADLERLNAYRTAELKLGSRSLIFNELFLGRLILTVLMLVAIYIYLRQGMQDLRKRNRAIAITAVSILLNLLLIRLIIMIGDSELINSGTTKSMLPFIAPYALAPILVAVLVGSAPAVLSTLIISVIFGIIHGNSIDFLLIAFLSGVVGTFAASNIRKRSQLVRAGLLAGASAAIAGAAIALLNGFSAGLVGQQTLIALIVGGITGVLAVGVLPIFEQVFKITTEITLLELTDFNHPLLRRMQMEAPGTYHHSLMVANLSENAAAEIGASPLLCRVCSFFHDIGKLVKPEYFVENQRDGVNPHDEKNPSMSALVIKAHVKEGVEMARKFKLPRVIVDVIRQHHGTSLIQYFYYQAQQREKKGDTKSPLPKKPEDIRVDESTYRYDGPRPAFKESAIIFFADGIEAASRSLKKVTQPNVEELIDKMFQSRIEDGQLDECPLTFQELDKIRKSFIYTLLNMLHARIEYPKEEPEKTTNKEEKTEPNEPSQSGDQQPV from the coding sequence ATGGCCGCACATTTTAAAAACCTGCGCCTCCGCAAGCGGAAGGATTCCGGCAACGCCGGCCGAAAGGACAAGTCGAGGGACACTGACACCTCTGCGGCGAGTCATTTCTTTGAAACCAGCTCCTGGATTGAAAGTGGACTGTTCATCCTTTTCTCCCTTCTCGTCGTCATCATCGCCTTCCTCGGTGAAGAGCCGAAGGGTCCGCGCATTATCCTCAATCAAGCGGCGCCATCACGAATCGTTGCGGAGTTTCCGTTCAGCTACGAAAGCAAAGTTGAAGCGGAGGCCAAAGCGGCCTCCATTCGCGCCCAAGTGCCACCCGTCTTCCAACGCAGCTTTGAGCCTTATGATAAGTTCCGCAACTTCATCGGCGACCTGAACAGCAGCATCGCCAGAACCCAGATCAACTTCGAGTCGAAAGGCGAAGAAGTTTTCTCCGAAGAACTGGGCAAAACCGCGGCTGAGGTGATTGAGCGCAGCAAACTCGATATCGAAGCCGAAACAATTACCCGCCTGACAGCGAAAACCCGGCCCAAGGAACGCTCCGCCCTGATGAACGATGCCCTGAGCGTACTGAAATCGATCTACGAGGACGGCATTTACTCCGCGGCACGGGCAGAGGCAAGCAAGCCCCAGGTCACGGTCATTCAGCTTGTTGACGAAGCCGGCCGGGCCAATTTGCCCAATGCACGCTCGATCGATGAAGCCCGCATCAGCCTTCGGGTGCGGCTCAACGCACTCTCGGGCGACAGCGAAACCGCTCGACTGCTTTTTGAGATATTCAGTGCCGGCCTGCAGCCGAATCTATTTTACAGCGAGTCCGGAACGCAGCGAGCCATCGACCGCGCGATTGCAGAGTTGAAACCGCAGACCATCAGCTTTAGCGAGGGAGACACTCTGGTCGAGCCAGGCAAGCCTGTGACTGATGCGGACCTCGAGCGGCTTAACGCCTACCGCACGGCGGAGCTAAAATTGGGCAGCCGCTCCTTGATTTTCAACGAGCTCTTTCTGGGCCGGCTGATTTTAACAGTGCTGATGCTTGTCGCGATCTACATTTACCTGCGCCAGGGCATGCAGGACCTGCGCAAACGCAACCGCGCGATCGCGATTACGGCGGTCAGCATCCTCTTAAACCTACTCTTGATCCGCCTGATTATCATGATCGGTGACAGCGAACTGATTAACAGCGGGACCACCAAAAGTATGCTGCCCTTCATCGCACCTTATGCGTTGGCGCCGATTCTGGTCGCCGTTCTGGTCGGCTCGGCTCCGGCAGTGCTCTCCACTCTGATCATTTCCGTCATCTTCGGGATTATCCACGGCAACTCGATCGACTTCCTTCTCATCGCATTTCTTTCCGGCGTTGTCGGTACTTTTGCGGCCTCTAACATTCGTAAACGTTCCCAGCTCGTGCGGGCCGGCCTTCTGGCCGGTGCCAGCGCCGCCATCGCGGGAGCCGCCATTGCTCTTTTAAACGGCTTTTCCGCCGGACTCGTCGGGCAGCAAACCTTAATCGCCCTGATTGTGGGCGGGATCACCGGCGTATTGGCGGTCGGTGTCCTCCCGATTTTCGAGCAAGTCTTCAAGATCACCACGGAAATTACCCTCCTGGAGCTGACAGACTTCAACCACCCGCTCCTCCGACGCATGCAGATGGAAGCTCCGGGCACGTACCACCACAGTTTGATGGTGGCCAATCTATCGGAAAACGCCGCGGCAGAGATCGGTGCCAGCCCCCTTCTCTGTCGTGTTTGCTCCTTTTTTCATGATATCGGCAAGCTGGTGAAGCCGGAATATTTCGTAGAGAACCAAAGGGACGGGGTGAACCCCCACGACGAAAAAAACCCCTCGATGAGCGCACTCGTGATCAAGGCACACGTCAAAGAAGGGGTGGAAATGGCCCGTAAATTCAAATTGCCGCGTGTGATTGTTGACGTCATTCGCCAGCACCATGGGACCAGCCTGATTCAGTATTTTTACTATCAAGCCCAACAGCGGGAAAAGAAGGGGGACACGAAGTCGCCGCTGCCGAAAAAGCCCGAAGACATCCGGGTCGACGAGAGTACTTATCGCTACGACGGACCCCGGCCTGCCTTCAAGGAAAGTGCCATCATTTTCTTTGCGGACGGCATCGAAGCGGCAAGTAGAAGCCTGAAGAAGGTCACTCAGCCGAACGTCGAGGAGCTTATTGATAAAATGTTTCAAAGCCGGATCGAGGACGGCCAGCTCGACGAGTGTCCGCTCACCTTTCAAGAGCTCGATAAAATACGGAAAAGCTTCATCTACACTCTCTTGAATATGCTCCATGCCCGGATCGAATATCCCAAAGAGGAGCCTGAAAAAACCACAAATAAGGAAGAAAAAACTGAGCCCAATGAACCCAGTCAGTCTGGAGATCAACAACCAGTATAA
- the ybeY gene encoding rRNA maturation RNase YbeY, translating to MNPVSLEINNQYNRLESPEAATIALFEAIMESGKFPIGAGELSIAFVDDATIAAVHGDFMDDPTPTDVITFPADTTMESAGEIIVSVDHAQVRAAELGEPFSRELSLYLIHGWLHLAGYDDRNEDDRYKMRAAEKVALELLRTSEKVPEYYLQNHA from the coding sequence ATGAACCCAGTCAGTCTGGAGATCAACAACCAGTATAATCGGCTGGAATCACCGGAAGCGGCAACCATCGCACTTTTCGAAGCCATCATGGAGTCGGGAAAGTTCCCGATCGGCGCAGGTGAACTGTCCATAGCTTTTGTGGACGATGCAACGATTGCAGCGGTTCACGGCGACTTCATGGACGATCCGACGCCGACGGACGTCATTACCTTCCCGGCAGATACCACCATGGAATCGGCCGGAGAGATCATTGTCTCCGTGGATCATGCCCAAGTGCGGGCCGCGGAACTCGGCGAGCCATTCAGCCGGGAGCTCTCACTCTACCTCATCCACGGCTGGCTTCACCTGGCCGGCTACGACGACCGCAACGAAGACGATCGCTACAAAATGAGAGCGGCAGAAAAAGTAGCGCTTGAACTTTTAAGGACTAGCGAGAAGGTACCTGAGTATTATTTGCAAAACCACGCATGA
- a CDS encoding sigma-70 family RNA polymerase sigma factor, translated as MTKPKQEPKVPITPPDQWVEQYGDYLYGFAMSRLRNPEAASDCVQDTFLAGIKALDRFDGSRDIKFWLRGIMRNKIVDQIRKSVKENKVDIDKEDEALLESFWFKYSGIATTNPDPWEFNPRKFYDNGEFWKVFEKCIDQVKDPARQAFVLRVLEDQTTEEVCKVMDITPNYLWVLLHRARAQLKILLEQNWLNSDNK; from the coding sequence ATGACTAAGCCCAAGCAAGAACCCAAAGTCCCCATTACCCCGCCTGATCAATGGGTGGAGCAATACGGCGACTATCTTTACGGGTTTGCCATGTCACGCCTGAGGAACCCGGAAGCCGCCTCCGATTGCGTCCAGGATACGTTTTTAGCCGGAATCAAGGCACTTGACCGCTTCGACGGAAGCCGTGACATCAAATTCTGGCTGCGGGGAATCATGCGTAACAAGATCGTCGACCAAATCCGCAAGTCCGTCAAAGAGAACAAGGTCGACATCGACAAAGAGGACGAGGCCCTTCTGGAGAGTTTCTGGTTCAAATACAGCGGTATCGCCACCACCAATCCGGATCCCTGGGAGTTTAACCCGAGAAAATTCTACGATAATGGCGAATTTTGGAAAGTTTTTGAGAAGTGCATCGATCAGGTTAAGGATCCGGCACGACAGGCCTTCGTTTTGCGGGTTCTCGAAGATCAAACCACCGAAGAAGTCTGTAAGGTGATGGACATCACACCGAACTATCTGTGGGTGCTCCTCCATCGGGCACGCGCACAACTCAAAATTTTACTCGAACAGAACTGGTTAAATTCAGACAACAAGTAA
- a CDS encoding Glu/Leu/Phe/Val family dehydrogenase, giving the protein MDKCDTPACQSAREIFEELEEYYDDHNLYFQTIGSVLEAASLLEMPHQLKLILSQPKNEVMVHCPVQMDDGTWQLFKGYRVQHNNVLGPYKGGIRYHEEVKLDEVKTLALLMTMKCALARLPYGGAKGALKINPRSVSQKELERVTRRLTAALGNNIGPDYDIPAPDVGTNAQTMAWMADTYINFAESSTKVTARGIVTGKPLEFGGSAGREKATGQGLVYVLETLLPGIGIDLSAQSFSLIGYGNVGSWTARLLQAKGSELRAVLDHTGAIFSEAGINAEKLATYVQETGGVTGYPDAQKISEDEFYSTPVDLFIPAALEQMVDLEHAKKIQCRVLVEAANAPTTPNAERHLLDKGIEVLPAILCNAGGVTVSYFEWKQNRQSETWDETLVDKRLKKVMRRSAELVLETAVELDCNMRMASYAAALKRIGKVYAMRGVFP; this is encoded by the coding sequence ATGGATAAATGTGATACCCCCGCCTGCCAATCCGCCCGTGAGATCTTTGAGGAACTGGAAGAATATTATGACGATCACAATCTGTACTTCCAAACCATAGGCTCCGTTTTGGAAGCAGCTAGTTTGTTGGAGATGCCCCACCAACTGAAGCTCATTTTGTCGCAACCGAAAAATGAGGTTATGGTGCATTGTCCCGTACAAATGGACGACGGGACTTGGCAGCTTTTCAAAGGTTATCGCGTGCAACATAATAATGTGCTTGGTCCCTATAAAGGTGGCATCCGTTACCATGAAGAGGTCAAACTCGACGAAGTGAAAACCCTGGCATTGCTCATGACCATGAAATGCGCACTCGCTCGTCTGCCGTATGGCGGAGCCAAGGGTGCGCTCAAGATCAACCCGCGATCAGTAAGCCAGAAAGAATTGGAACGGGTCACTCGGCGGCTCACGGCGGCACTGGGCAATAACATCGGACCGGATTATGACATTCCGGCACCGGACGTCGGCACCAACGCCCAGACTATGGCGTGGATGGCAGACACTTACATCAACTTTGCCGAATCCTCCACCAAAGTTACGGCGCGCGGCATTGTTACCGGAAAGCCACTTGAATTTGGTGGCTCCGCCGGCCGTGAAAAGGCCACAGGACAAGGTTTGGTTTACGTTCTGGAAACGCTGCTCCCCGGAATCGGGATCGATTTGTCGGCACAAAGCTTTAGTTTAATCGGCTACGGTAATGTCGGTTCCTGGACCGCACGTCTTTTACAGGCCAAGGGTTCAGAATTACGAGCCGTTCTGGATCACACGGGGGCGATTTTTAGCGAGGCCGGTATCAATGCCGAAAAGCTGGCCACCTACGTGCAGGAAACCGGAGGTGTCACTGGCTATCCCGACGCTCAGAAAATCTCCGAAGATGAATTTTATTCAACTCCGGTCGACCTTTTCATACCGGCAGCTTTGGAACAAATGGTCGATCTCGAGCATGCCAAAAAGATCCAGTGCCGGGTTCTGGTCGAAGCGGCCAACGCACCGACCACGCCCAACGCCGAGCGCCATCTATTGGACAAGGGGATTGAGGTACTCCCGGCGATCCTTTGCAATGCTGGCGGCGTCACTGTGAGCTATTTCGAATGGAAGCAGAACCGCCAGTCCGAGACCTGGGATGAAACCCTCGTGGACAAGCGGTTGAAAAAAGTCATGCGCCGGTCGGCGGAACTTGTTCTGGAAACAGCCGTAGAACTTGACTGCAATATGCGGATGGCCTCCTACGCAGCCGCTTTAAAACGTATTGGAAAAGTCTATGCCATGCGCGGTGTCTTTCCTTAA